Genomic window (Lycium barbarum isolate Lr01 chromosome 2, ASM1917538v2, whole genome shotgun sequence):
AGGGCCAAAGTACCCCTATTCGCTGGTCTATAAAACTAGAAATTATGTGTTCGAACCCCAGCAGaggcaagaaagaaaaaaataatttcgcaaggcaaaattTTATAGCAAACTATGTCTACTCGGGAAAAAGTTATGCCTTGAGCCAATTTCTTTGGGTCAGTGTATTGGGCTTAATGTTGAATCCATTTTAATTTTGAGACCCATTCAAGGCCCATTAGGGTTTTGTCCGAACAAGAAGAATATAACGAAATTTTATACACTTCAAAAACCCCTCGTTTTTCAGCAGATCGCCGACTATAGTTCCGGTGACCGGTAAATATGGTGCATGTCAATTTTTACCGCAACTGTAAGTTTTCTATTTTGTATAAATTCTTTTGGTTTTAAATAGTATAGAATTTATACATTAAGTTTGATACTGCTTGACTAAATAAAAATGTAATTTaaaaaacggaaaaggctcaaatatgccatcgaactatcaaaaatggttcatttatgccatcaaactatcagaaatgactcatccatgccatttttcaatAAAGTCGGTTTTACgataccagatatgacacttgGTTACCAATTAAAGGTCCAcatcgtttaattaaaccagcacAGATTTGTGGGTTGAGTTTTAGTttaatttaggatttaatttGTGCTGGTTTAATTAAATGACGTGGACTTTTAATTGGTAACCAAGTATCATATCTGGTATCGTAAAACCTACTTTattgaaaaatggcatggatgagctattcctgatagttcgatggcataaatgagctaaactattgacgagtgacataaatgagccatttccgatagttcgatgacatgtttgagccttttccgtttaaaaaatgagataatgataaaaaaaaaacacacctggaagtatcatttttttgcgaatttcctacctgaactatcatcaactatttatcaaaacaatCTTGAAATTAATGAGTCAGCTGCCATGTGAATGAAATTGTATAGTGAAATTAAGCCGTCACGCGCCTTTTGGCTATTGTATTGAAACATTTGGTTTAGTCAGCTTCGAGTTATGTTTTGATAAATAGCCGGTGAATGGTCAGGTAGGAAACGCAAATACctaatagtttaggtaggaaactcgCAAAAAAGTGATACTTTAGTTTTGTTTTTAACCATTATCTCTTTTAAAAATAGTTGGCAACTTTGTGCATATAGGTCGAGCTGAATTGTAGATATAGTTGATCCGCCAATGTATATAGTCATAACTGAGTGAATTGCAAGTTTCTTAATCCGTTGCTTCTGTCCAGTTTCGTATTTCTGCAACTCAGGAAAAGGAAGGTTTCTGTCCTTGTTTAGCAACAACCTATTTTACGGTGTCACATAATGGAAATGTATTTGACAACACATCTGAAATGACGATTCGACCCCGTCATCGGTCTTGAGGAGTGGTGAGCGAATTAGTTGGAATAATTTAGAGTGTCTTTTGTTTGTGCTGATAAATTCAACTCGTTAAGATTAAGAAGTTTGAGTACTTGGTAATTGTCCAATTCATCTCAGTTCTGTTGGCGATCGGATGCATTGAATTGTCTGCATAATTTGACGAATGTGATGGTTTTCTTGGTCTGTCCAGATATATAATTGAAAAGGTTGAATTTTTATTGTGATTCTATTAGTCAGTGACATTGTATTCGACCACTTTTttttgtctcttttttttttgggtaaaagtAAACAAATTGCATTAGACAGGCATCAAGTAGATGCAATGCTACAGAGTGAAATCTAAGCTTCAAACATATAGATAGATGAAGCTAGGTTTGTGAGCAAAAAACCTGTGCAAACAGTCTAAACCTATGCTACCTTAGAAACTCTGGTAGGTTAGAGTCAAGGAGCCAACCAAAGCCAAAAGTTATCAACACTGTTTACAGGAGTATGGAAATGCCAACTAAACAAACTAACTAAGCAGATTCCTTTCAAAGTTACGTGCATCACGACATTTTGATAATCTACTAGTCTTTGGAGATAAATATACTAGGAGCAAAAGATTCAAATTCATACAGGTGTTACTAAGTTGTTGGGATTGAGGTTCAATCTTGTTGGTGCATTTGCATTAGAGTATTTCTAATGAGTTTCTTTTGTTTGTTTAGAAATTTGTGGTGTCAATGTCGTTACAACTATGTGATCTAGAGGTCCCCTAGTGTTGGAGAACCCCTAATTAGcctcaaaattcaaaattttgagTGTTGGAATAAAATAGTTCAAAAAAGAGTGAATGGATACTGAGGTGTAATAGTAGCATTGTTATACTAGTCTCTGGAGATATGAACCACTGTCTCTTTCTTCTATTTTGCTAATACACCTAGATCTGATTttgtatatacaaaatatagtACTAATATGTTCTTAATCTTTTTGACGTGTACCTCAGATGGGAAGACCTTTAAGAAGCCTCGACGTCCCTATGAGAAGGAGCGATTGGACGCAGAGTTGAAGCTTGTAGGAGAATATGGATTGAGGTGCAAGAGGGAGCTTTGGAGGGTTCAGTATGCTTTGAGTCGTATCAGAAATGCTGCAAGAATGCTTCTGACATTAGATGAGAAGGACCCACGTCGTATTTTCGAAGGTGAAGCACTGTTGAGGAGGATGAACAGATATGGGTTATTGGACGAGAGCCAGAACAAGCTTGATTATGTCTTGGCTCTTACTGTTGAGAACTTTCTTGAGCGTCGTCTTCAAACCCTTGTCTTTAAGACTGGCATGGCTAAGTCAATCCACCATGCTAGAGTGCTCATTAGGCAAAGGCATATCAGGTAAAAAAAAATTTCCAGTTTTAGTGGCATAGTTCATATAAATGAGATGAGTCTACTTTTTAAAGCAGGACTTCTGAAGTGAATACCTTTTTAGAATTGTTGATTAGAATGCAATAATATGTGTGATAGGTgaatttttctcaaaaaaaatatGTGTGATAGGTGAATAGTTTACTATCTAACAATTGTTCTAGCCTTTGATCAGACATTTTGAGGGGATGTTCGGATCATCCTTTCATTTTGATATTCCTTCTAAGAAATCATCTATTAGTCTTTGCTTTTCCGCTGAAGAACTTTAACATGAATATGATGTTCAgcaatttttttaatataaatgtGCGTTTCTCGAACCTCCTTGTTGAGGTCTTTTACCTTTTCTTTAGAGAACTCCTTTTTGACCTAGTGTTTTCAGAACATGTCCCAAAGGCTAACCAAGATGCCTTAACTGTGGAATGAAAATTCTTAGTCTGAAGCTGCTGAACCTCAGTTCATGTTTACAGTTAcgagttttttaaaaaaagattctTTTAACTaaggttttatttatttattgaagCATTATGCAATCATCTAGTCTGTTTTCTTGAGAAGTTGTTTATTTGCTCGCTGTAATTTATGTTGATGCATCTCAAAGTGGTTTGAGTTTTTATGGCTTCTTAGAAGCTAAATTTGTAGTTATTAAACTTCCAtcggttgattttttttttcctttaactAGACGAAGCAATGATTTGGTGTGTAATCTTTTGCATGTCTTGTTATTGCACTGATAGATTGAAATCCCGTTAGTTGTGCTTTCCACATCCTACGTAATGCAAAGTATTCTCGATGAATTATTGGTTCTTTATTTACTTCTGTGAATACATTTTAACACTCCTTACTCGACTGCGCACTTAGTTTTCCTCAGTTGTCTTTTACTTTGGGTTTCCCCGTACTAATTTTGTTGCATTGCAGGGTCGGAAGGCAGGTGGTGAATGTTCCATCCTTTATGGTGAGAGTTGACTCTCAG
Coding sequences:
- the LOC132626108 gene encoding small ribosomal subunit protein uS4y-like isoform X1 codes for the protein MVHVNFYRNYGKTFKKPRRPYEKERLDAELKLVGEYGLRCKRELWRVQYALSRIRNAARMLLTLDEKDPRRIFEGEALLRRMNRYGLLDESQNKLDYVLALTVENFLERRLQTLVFKTGMAKSIHHARVLIRQRHIRVGRQVVNVPSFMVRVDSQKHIDFSLTSPFGGGRPGRVKRKNQKAAAKKASGGDGDEEDEE
- the LOC132626108 gene encoding small ribosomal subunit protein uS4y-like isoform X2, producing MVHVNFYRNYGKTFKKPRRPYEKERLDAELKLVGEYGLRCKRELWRVQYALSRIRNAARMLLTLDEKDPRRIFEGEALLRRMNRYGLLDESQNKLDYVLALTVENFLERRLQTLVFKTGMAKSIHHARVLIRQRHIRVGRQVVNVPSFMVRVDSQKHIDFSLTSPFGGGRPGRVKRKNQKAAAKKASGGDGDEEDEE